The following coding sequences are from one Pseudonocardia sp. HH130630-07 window:
- a CDS encoding PucR family transcriptional regulator, which yields MLLSDLVARPELRLRVLHGGPADLDRPVRWVYTTDLPDPSRYLGGGELVVSGLLWRDGPADSERFVAAVAASGATALVAGEAVFGEVPPDVVDACRRHDLVLIAVPTDVSFGAVTETVVGTLSAARGDRLAHTLGRHRRLLAAFADGADLTELAGSVSSGTGLTCRILTASGAPLAGPPLSPPDRDAVVAAFLSAERLPATAGRHLVVPAAPGTIRPTGWLVAAEVPAGREPDTDAVDAVGELAAIAALDRSRRRERAAVARPIADDALARIVAGDGDRPETRVRLRQAGTPTDDDLVVLVLRADGSPDPGGTAHTVLTDALAGSGPAAIGVHDGAAVAVLSAPAAAPDPATGVLATLHRLGPGLSGWRLCAGVSRPAPAEALSGALSEAAHAAGLAAGRPGPVVSARAGEITSHVALLAGVPDDVRRGYAAQVLGPVLDHDARSGTGLLATLDAFLDESGSWSRTAARLHLHVNTVRYRIGRIEELTGRDLASFADRVDLYLALRSR from the coding sequence ATGTTGCTGTCCGACCTGGTGGCCCGGCCCGAGCTGCGACTGCGGGTGCTGCACGGCGGCCCGGCGGACCTCGACCGGCCGGTGCGCTGGGTCTACACGACCGACCTGCCCGACCCGTCGCGCTACCTCGGGGGCGGCGAGCTGGTCGTCTCGGGGCTGCTCTGGCGGGACGGGCCGGCCGACAGCGAGCGGTTCGTCGCCGCGGTCGCGGCGTCCGGTGCGACCGCGCTGGTCGCCGGGGAGGCGGTGTTCGGCGAGGTGCCCCCGGACGTCGTCGACGCCTGCCGGCGGCACGACCTGGTGCTCATCGCGGTGCCGACCGACGTCTCCTTCGGGGCGGTCACCGAGACCGTCGTCGGGACGCTGTCCGCGGCCCGCGGCGACCGGCTCGCGCACACCCTCGGCCGGCACCGGCGGCTGCTCGCGGCGTTCGCCGACGGCGCCGACCTGACCGAGCTGGCCGGGTCGGTCTCCTCGGGCACCGGTCTGACCTGCCGGATCCTGACCGCGAGCGGGGCCCCGCTGGCCGGTCCGCCGCTGTCGCCCCCCGACCGGGACGCCGTGGTCGCCGCCTTCCTCAGCGCCGAGCGACTGCCGGCGACGGCCGGCCGGCACCTCGTCGTCCCGGCGGCGCCCGGCACCATCCGGCCCACGGGATGGCTGGTCGCCGCCGAGGTGCCGGCCGGGCGCGAGCCGGACACCGACGCCGTCGACGCGGTCGGTGAGCTGGCCGCGATCGCCGCGCTCGACCGTTCGCGGCGGCGCGAACGCGCCGCGGTCGCCCGGCCGATCGCCGACGACGCGCTGGCCCGCATCGTCGCCGGCGACGGGGACCGGCCGGAGACCCGGGTCCGGCTCCGCCAGGCGGGTACCCCGACCGACGACGACCTGGTGGTGCTGGTGCTCCGCGCGGACGGCAGCCCCGATCCCGGCGGGACCGCGCACACGGTGCTCACCGACGCGCTGGCCGGATCCGGCCCGGCGGCGATCGGAGTGCACGACGGCGCGGCGGTCGCGGTCCTGTCCGCCCCCGCCGCCGCTCCGGACCCGGCCACCGGCGTGCTGGCGACGCTGCACCGGCTGGGCCCGGGACTGAGCGGGTGGCGGCTGTGCGCCGGCGTGTCCCGTCCCGCTCCGGCGGAGGCGCTGTCCGGGGCGCTCTCCGAGGCCGCGCACGCCGCCGGGCTGGCCGCCGGCCGGCCGGGCCCGGTGGTCTCGGCCCGCGCCGGGGAGATCACCTCGCACGTCGCCCTGCTGGCCGGGGTGCCCGACGACGTCCGGCGCGGGTACGCCGCGCAGGTGCTCGGGCCGGTGCTCGACCACGACGCGCGGTCGGGCACCGGCCTGCTCGCGACCCTGGACGCGTTCCTCGACGAGTCCGGATCGTGGAGCCGCACCGCGGCGCGACTGCACCTGCACGTCAACACGGTCCGCTACCGGATCGGCCGGATCGAGGAGCTGACCGGGCGGGACCTGGCGTCGTTCGCCGACCGGGTCGACCTCTACCTGGCGCTGCGGTCGCGCTGA
- a CDS encoding TetR family transcriptional regulator has translation MPKDGSATRRRLLDAAAAEFSRHGIAGARVDRIADAAAANKAQIYAWFSSKDGLFDAVFTEHLALIIGTVPFDAFDLPGYVTGLYDAYLDRPEIVRLAVWARLERMPTGDLLGAAADQVAAKTASVRAAQEAGVVDPELATEDVYPLVIGLSLAWSPASPTIAADPADTAAEHDRRRAALAAAARRAFRPGT, from the coding sequence GTGCCCAAGGACGGATCAGCGACCAGGCGCCGTCTCCTCGACGCGGCGGCGGCCGAGTTCTCCCGGCACGGCATCGCCGGCGCCCGCGTCGACCGGATCGCCGACGCCGCCGCGGCCAACAAGGCGCAGATCTACGCCTGGTTCTCCTCCAAGGACGGGCTGTTCGACGCGGTGTTCACCGAGCACCTCGCGCTGATCATCGGCACCGTCCCGTTCGACGCGTTCGACCTGCCCGGCTACGTCACCGGCCTCTACGACGCCTACCTGGACCGGCCCGAGATCGTCCGGCTGGCGGTGTGGGCCCGGCTCGAACGGATGCCGACCGGTGACCTGCTGGGCGCGGCGGCCGACCAGGTCGCCGCGAAGACCGCCTCGGTGCGGGCGGCCCAGGAGGCCGGGGTGGTGGATCCCGAACTGGCCACGGAGGACGTCTACCCCCTGGTCATCGGCCTGTCACTGGCCTGGTCACCGGCCTCGCCGACGATCGCCGCGGATCCCGCCGACACCGCGGCGGAGCACGACCGCCGCCGGGCCGCGCTCGCCGCGGCCGCCCGCCGCGCGTTCCGGCCCGGGACCTGA
- a CDS encoding 8-oxoguanine deaminase, whose amino-acid sequence MDRAVDRIVIEGAHVVTVTGQEFAGGHVVVEGNRITAVGPGPAPDRAGARVVDARGCLLTPGLVNTHHHLYQWVTRGLAVDATLFEWLTTLYPVWAGIDEHAVHTGATGALAALARSGCTTTTDHHYVFPREGGDVLGAEIRAAAEVGLRFHPTRGSMDLGRSAGGLPPDHVVEDTATILAASADAVARWHDPSPDSMLRIALAPCSPFSVTGDLMRESAALARELGVRLHTHLAETADEEDFCRERFGCTPTEYVADLGWTGSDVWFAHTVHLDDAAVKTIGTSGTGVAHCPTSNGRLGAGIARVRDLLDAGARVGLGVDGAASNEGTSLLEEVKHAVLFARAVGGPTALGVRRALELGTLGGAQVLGRAAEIGSIEPGKLADLAVWRLDGPLHADVADPVAALVLGAPPPLELLLVNGRPVVEAGEVRTVDGAAVAAACADVHRTLVAKAG is encoded by the coding sequence GTGGACCGGGCCGTCGACCGGATCGTGATCGAGGGGGCGCACGTCGTCACCGTCACCGGGCAGGAGTTCGCGGGAGGGCACGTCGTCGTCGAGGGGAACCGGATCACGGCCGTCGGGCCGGGCCCGGCACCGGACCGGGCCGGCGCGCGCGTCGTGGACGCCCGCGGCTGCCTTCTCACCCCGGGTCTGGTCAACACCCACCATCACCTCTACCAGTGGGTCACCCGGGGGCTCGCCGTCGACGCCACGCTGTTCGAGTGGCTGACGACGCTCTACCCGGTGTGGGCGGGCATCGACGAGCACGCCGTGCACACCGGTGCGACCGGTGCGCTCGCCGCGCTCGCCCGCTCGGGCTGCACGACCACCACCGACCACCACTACGTCTTCCCCCGCGAGGGCGGTGACGTGCTCGGCGCCGAGATCCGGGCGGCCGCCGAGGTGGGGCTGCGGTTCCACCCGACGCGCGGCTCGATGGACCTCGGTCGCAGCGCCGGTGGGCTGCCGCCGGACCACGTCGTCGAGGACACCGCGACGATCCTCGCCGCGTCGGCCGACGCCGTCGCCCGCTGGCACGACCCGTCCCCGGACTCGATGCTGCGGATCGCGCTGGCCCCGTGCTCGCCGTTCTCGGTGACCGGTGACCTGATGCGCGAGTCCGCCGCGCTGGCCAGGGAGCTGGGCGTGCGGCTGCACACCCACCTCGCCGAGACAGCGGACGAGGAGGACTTCTGCCGGGAGCGGTTCGGCTGCACCCCCACCGAGTACGTCGCCGACCTCGGCTGGACCGGTTCGGACGTGTGGTTCGCCCACACCGTGCACCTCGACGACGCCGCGGTGAAGACGATCGGCACCAGCGGCACCGGGGTCGCGCACTGCCCGACCTCCAACGGCCGGCTCGGCGCCGGCATCGCCCGGGTCCGTGACCTGCTCGACGCGGGAGCCCGGGTCGGGCTGGGCGTCGACGGTGCCGCCTCGAACGAGGGCACCAGCCTGCTGGAGGAGGTCAAGCACGCGGTCCTGTTCGCCAGGGCGGTCGGCGGGCCGACGGCGCTCGGCGTGCGCCGCGCGCTGGAGCTGGGCACCCTGGGCGGGGCGCAGGTGCTGGGCCGGGCGGCGGAGATCGGCTCCATCGAGCCGGGCAAGCTCGCCGACCTCGCGGTGTGGCGGCTCGACGGACCCTTGCACGCCGACGTCGCCGACCCGGTGGCGGCGCTCGTGCTCGGTGCGCCGCCGCCGCTGGAACTGCTGCTGGTCAACGGCCGGCCGGTGGTGGAGGCGGGCGAGGTGCGCACGGTGGACGGCGCGGCGGTCGCCGCGGCGTGCGCCGACGTGCACCGGACGCTCGTGGCGAAGGCGGGGTGA
- the mdlC gene encoding benzoylformate decarboxylase, with protein sequence MATIGDAGWAVLRAHGIDTVFGNPGSNELPFLAAMPAGTRYVLGLHEGVVVGMADGYAQATGGPALVNLHAASGTGNAMGALANAVHAHSPLVLTAGQQVRSTVGQDVMLANTDAALLPRPLVTWSSEPADAQDVPRSLAEAVHTALLEPRGPVYLSIPYDDWAAPAGPHTDHLPARRTRSAAALAPEQLTELATALGTAAAPVLVLGPQVDAAGANADAVVLAEKLACPVWIAPSASRCPFPTRHPAFRGVLPASVRDVNRSLAGHDVVLVAGAPVFRYHQHLPDDLLPGGTRLLHLTADPAEAARAPVGEAWVAPVGPALAGLAAAVTPAARPAPPPPPPFPAPGGADGHVPPEQLFALVRAAAPAGTVHVCESTSTVDAFFAQADLTEPGSYLFPAAGGLGFGLPAAVGAQLAHGSRRRVVALVGDGSANYGITALWSAARYRIPVVFVILRNGTYGALRGFAELLGTGETPGLDLPGLDFVRIAEGYGVPAESVRDADTLAAALATAFGADGPRLIEVLTAPDAAG encoded by the coding sequence ATGGCGACGATCGGCGACGCCGGCTGGGCGGTACTGCGGGCACACGGGATCGACACCGTGTTCGGCAACCCCGGATCGAACGAGCTGCCGTTCCTCGCCGCGATGCCGGCCGGCACGCGCTACGTGCTCGGCCTGCACGAGGGCGTCGTGGTCGGCATGGCCGACGGGTACGCCCAGGCCACCGGCGGTCCGGCGCTGGTGAACCTGCACGCCGCGTCCGGGACGGGGAACGCGATGGGTGCCCTCGCCAACGCCGTCCACGCACACTCGCCGCTCGTGCTCACCGCGGGTCAGCAGGTCCGCTCCACCGTCGGCCAGGACGTCATGCTCGCCAACACCGATGCAGCGCTGCTGCCACGCCCGCTCGTGACGTGGTCGTCGGAACCGGCGGACGCCCAGGACGTGCCCCGCTCGCTCGCCGAGGCCGTGCACACCGCGCTGCTCGAACCACGCGGTCCGGTGTACCTCTCGATCCCCTACGACGACTGGGCCGCGCCCGCCGGTCCGCACACCGACCACCTGCCGGCCCGGCGGACCCGGTCGGCCGCGGCACTGGCGCCGGAGCAGCTCACGGAGCTCGCCACCGCACTCGGCACGGCCGCCGCCCCGGTACTGGTGCTCGGCCCGCAGGTGGACGCCGCCGGGGCGAACGCCGACGCCGTCGTCCTCGCCGAGAAGCTGGCCTGCCCGGTCTGGATCGCGCCGTCGGCGTCGCGGTGCCCGTTCCCGACCCGGCACCCGGCGTTCCGCGGCGTGCTGCCCGCCTCGGTCCGGGACGTGAACCGATCGCTGGCCGGGCACGACGTCGTCCTCGTCGCCGGGGCCCCGGTGTTCCGCTACCACCAGCACCTGCCCGATGACCTGCTGCCCGGAGGCACCCGGCTGCTGCACCTGACCGCCGATCCGGCCGAGGCCGCGCGCGCCCCCGTCGGCGAGGCGTGGGTGGCCCCGGTCGGTCCGGCGCTGGCCGGGCTGGCCGCGGCGGTGACCCCGGCCGCCCGCCCGGCGCCGCCCCCGCCGCCGCCGTTCCCGGCCCCCGGCGGAGCCGATGGCCACGTCCCGCCGGAGCAGCTGTTCGCGCTGGTGCGGGCGGCGGCCCCGGCCGGGACGGTGCACGTGTGCGAGTCGACCTCGACCGTCGACGCGTTCTTCGCCCAGGCCGACCTCACCGAACCGGGCAGCTACCTGTTCCCCGCCGCCGGCGGCCTCGGCTTCGGCCTGCCCGCCGCCGTGGGGGCGCAGCTGGCCCACGGCTCCCGGCGGCGGGTGGTCGCGCTCGTCGGGGACGGGTCGGCGAACTACGGGATCACCGCGCTGTGGAGTGCGGCCCGGTACCGGATCCCGGTCGTCTTCGTGATCCTGCGCAACGGGACCTACGGCGCGCTGCGCGGGTTCGCCGAGCTGCTGGGCACCGGGGAGACCCCGGGCCTGGACCTGCCGGGCCTGGACTTCGTCCGGATCGCCGAGGGGTACGGGGTGCCTGCGGAGTCCGTCCGCGACGCGGACACGCTCGCCGCGGCGCTGGCCACGGCGTTCGGTGCCGACGGCCCTCGGCTGATCGAGGTGTTGACGGCGCCAGACGCGGCCGGATAA
- a CDS encoding molybdopterin-dependent oxidoreductase — MKFRVNEVEHDSEPRPGQCTRTFLREHGSLEVKKGCDAGDCGACTVLLDGRPVHSCLIPAQRLDGAEITTVAGLKGPDGVLHPVQQAFVEHFGFQCGFCTAGQIVTASALTEDDLDDLPRRMKGNLCRCTGYRSVRESIEAGVRANVAPCPARRTAPTGPDAPSVGCSVRPAAAERVVTGSEPFVFDTDLTGALHLRVLGSPHAHARITRIDVTRAEAAPGVVLVLTHRDVPDLRYSTARHEHRTDDPDDTRMLDDVVRHVGQRVAAVVADTPGRAAAACRLIDVEYEVLPAVFDPERAREPGAPLVHPDLTPADRVDDAGRNVVLAVHGGHGGDVDAVLGASPVTVSGTWRTSRVSHAQLECHGAIGSLDEDGRLEIRAGTQVPFLTRGELARVLGLDPDRVRVRAPRVGGGFGGKQEMFAEDLVGLAVLRTGRTVVHEFSRTDEFSRTSLRHPMRVGVTLGADRDGRLTAMKLDVLSDAGAYGNHSRGVLFHAVAESVSVYNCPVKHLDAEVVYTNNVPSGAFRGYGLGQVMLGVESAMDELALELGMDPFDLRRVNMVRAGDPLHVAHDPEPEHDLHWTSYGMDQCLDLVQDALARDPGEPAPHGPQWRTGTGTALGMMTTMAPFGHAARATVTLLPDGRYRLGVGTVEFGNGTTTTHRQVVATVLNTTPDRIGLHHGDTDACGYDTGAFASAGTSVAGKALYRAALALRERIVALAGPGSEPFAGGVRTPDGEIGFPALLAAHPDGLTCEGGEPGTERAITATVHGVRLAVNVETGEVRVLRSVQAVDAGTVLNPEQLRGQVEGGAAMGLGSALYEEVYVGPSGELLNPVFRTYRVPQMADVGPVEVLFATTSDELGAFGAKSMSEAPYNPVAPAVGNAIRRALGVRPYHQPFSRDRVWRLAAGATS, encoded by the coding sequence ATGAAGTTCCGGGTCAACGAGGTCGAGCACGACTCCGAGCCGCGGCCCGGCCAGTGCACCCGCACCTTCCTGCGCGAGCACGGCAGCCTGGAGGTCAAGAAGGGGTGCGACGCCGGTGACTGCGGCGCCTGCACCGTGCTGCTCGACGGCCGTCCGGTGCACTCCTGCCTCATCCCGGCCCAGCGCCTCGACGGTGCCGAGATCACCACCGTCGCCGGGCTGAAGGGGCCCGACGGCGTCCTGCACCCGGTGCAGCAGGCGTTCGTCGAACACTTCGGCTTCCAGTGCGGCTTCTGCACCGCCGGGCAGATCGTCACCGCCTCGGCGCTGACCGAGGACGATCTCGACGACCTCCCGCGCCGGATGAAGGGCAACCTCTGCCGGTGCACCGGCTACCGCTCGGTCCGGGAGTCGATCGAGGCCGGGGTACGGGCGAACGTCGCGCCGTGCCCGGCCCGCCGCACCGCTCCCACCGGCCCGGACGCGCCGTCCGTGGGCTGCTCGGTGCGCCCGGCCGCCGCGGAGCGGGTCGTCACCGGCAGCGAGCCGTTCGTCTTCGACACCGACCTGACCGGGGCGCTGCACCTGCGGGTGCTCGGCTCGCCGCACGCGCACGCCCGGATCACCCGGATCGACGTGACCCGGGCCGAGGCCGCACCGGGCGTGGTGCTGGTGCTGACCCACCGCGACGTGCCGGACCTGCGGTACTCGACGGCCCGGCACGAGCACCGCACCGACGATCCCGACGACACCCGGATGCTCGACGACGTCGTGCGGCACGTCGGGCAGCGGGTCGCCGCCGTCGTCGCCGACACGCCCGGGCGGGCGGCGGCCGCCTGCCGGCTGATCGACGTCGAGTACGAGGTACTGCCCGCGGTGTTCGACCCGGAACGGGCCCGCGAGCCGGGGGCCCCGCTCGTCCACCCGGACCTGACCCCGGCCGACCGGGTCGACGACGCCGGGCGCAACGTCGTCCTGGCGGTGCACGGCGGTCACGGCGGGGACGTCGACGCGGTCCTCGGCGCGTCGCCGGTCACCGTCTCGGGGACCTGGCGGACCTCGCGGGTCAGCCACGCCCAGCTGGAGTGCCACGGCGCGATCGGCTCGCTCGACGAGGACGGCCGGCTGGAGATCCGCGCCGGCACCCAGGTCCCGTTCCTCACCCGCGGCGAGCTGGCCAGGGTGCTCGGGCTGGATCCCGACCGGGTCCGGGTGCGCGCGCCCCGGGTCGGTGGCGGCTTCGGCGGCAAGCAGGAGATGTTCGCCGAGGACCTGGTCGGGCTCGCCGTGCTGCGGACCGGGCGGACCGTCGTCCACGAGTTCAGCCGTACCGACGAGTTCTCCCGGACCTCGCTGCGGCACCCCATGCGGGTCGGGGTGACCCTCGGCGCGGACCGCGACGGCCGGCTCACGGCGATGAAGCTCGACGTCCTGTCCGACGCCGGCGCCTACGGCAACCACTCCCGCGGGGTGCTGTTCCACGCGGTCGCCGAGTCCGTCAGCGTCTACAACTGCCCGGTCAAGCACCTCGACGCCGAGGTCGTCTACACCAACAACGTGCCCAGCGGCGCGTTCCGCGGCTACGGCCTGGGGCAGGTGATGCTCGGCGTCGAGTCCGCGATGGACGAGCTCGCCCTCGAGCTGGGCATGGACCCGTTCGACCTGCGCCGGGTCAACATGGTGCGGGCCGGCGACCCGCTGCACGTCGCGCACGACCCGGAGCCCGAGCACGACCTGCACTGGACGAGCTACGGCATGGACCAGTGCCTGGACCTCGTACAGGACGCGCTGGCCAGGGACCCGGGTGAGCCGGCGCCGCACGGTCCGCAGTGGCGGACCGGTACCGGCACCGCACTGGGCATGATGACGACGATGGCCCCGTTCGGGCACGCCGCGCGGGCCACCGTGACCCTGCTCCCCGACGGCCGGTACCGGCTCGGCGTGGGCACCGTCGAGTTCGGCAACGGCACGACGACGACGCACCGCCAGGTCGTCGCGACCGTCCTGAACACGACCCCGGACCGGATCGGGCTGCACCACGGTGACACCGACGCCTGCGGGTACGACACCGGTGCGTTCGCCTCCGCCGGGACCTCGGTGGCCGGCAAGGCGCTCTACCGGGCCGCGCTCGCGCTGCGCGAACGCATCGTCGCGCTGGCCGGTCCCGGCTCCGAGCCGTTCGCCGGCGGCGTCCGTACCCCGGACGGCGAGATCGGTTTCCCGGCCCTGCTCGCCGCCCACCCCGACGGTCTGACCTGCGAGGGGGGCGAACCGGGCACCGAGCGGGCGATCACCGCCACGGTGCACGGTGTTCGGCTCGCGGTGAACGTCGAGACCGGTGAGGTCCGGGTGCTGCGCTCGGTGCAGGCCGTCGACGCCGGCACCGTCCTGAACCCGGAGCAGCTGCGCGGGCAGGTCGAGGGCGGCGCCGCGATGGGCCTGGGCAGCGCGCTCTACGAGGAGGTCTACGTCGGGCCGTCCGGCGAGCTGCTCAACCCCGTGTTCCGGACCTACCGGGTGCCGCAGATGGCCGACGTCGGGCCGGTCGAGGTGCTGTTCGCGACGACGTCGGACGAGCTGGGCGCGTTCGGCGCGAAGTCGATGAGCGAGGCGCCGTACAACCCGGTCGCCCCGGCCGTCGGCAACGCGATCCGCCGGGCGCTGGGGGTGCGGCCGTACCACCAGCCGTTCTCCCGGGACCGGGTGTGGCGGTTGGCGGCGGGTGCGACGTCGTGA
- a CDS encoding FAD binding domain-containing protein — MDIDTVTGFRRARDRADLLLAPGERILGGGTWLFSEPQPEVTGLVDLTTMDWEPIVVRPDGGLEIAATCTIAELAAFGESTGRPLFAQCAHALLASWKIWHTATVGGNVCRSFAAAGMVALCVALDGVAHVWTPDGTDRRVPVAGLVTGNGTNALAPGEVLRALELPAHALAGRTGFRKIALAELGRSGAVLTGRVDAGGGCVFGITAATAAPSVLRYPALPGTGRLRADAGALPGYYTDPLGSADWRRQVSAVLLAEIHEELAA, encoded by the coding sequence ATGGACATCGACACCGTCACCGGGTTCCGGCGGGCCCGCGACCGCGCGGACCTGCTGCTCGCGCCGGGGGAGCGGATCCTCGGCGGCGGGACCTGGCTGTTCTCCGAGCCGCAGCCGGAGGTGACCGGGCTGGTGGATCTCACCACGATGGACTGGGAGCCGATCGTCGTCCGTCCCGACGGCGGGCTGGAGATCGCCGCGACCTGCACGATCGCCGAGCTCGCCGCGTTCGGGGAGAGCACCGGGCGGCCACTGTTCGCGCAGTGCGCGCACGCGCTGCTGGCGTCCTGGAAGATCTGGCACACCGCGACGGTCGGCGGCAACGTCTGCCGGTCCTTCGCCGCGGCCGGGATGGTCGCACTCTGCGTGGCCCTCGACGGCGTCGCGCACGTCTGGACGCCGGACGGCACCGACCGCAGGGTCCCGGTCGCCGGCCTGGTGACCGGGAACGGGACCAACGCGCTGGCCCCGGGCGAGGTGCTGCGCGCGCTGGAGCTGCCCGCGCACGCGCTCGCCGGCCGCACCGGGTTCCGCAAGATCGCGCTCGCCGAGCTGGGTCGCTCCGGGGCGGTCCTGACCGGGCGGGTCGACGCCGGCGGCGGGTGCGTCTTCGGGATCACCGCGGCCACCGCCGCACCGTCGGTCCTGCGGTACCCCGCACTCCCGGGGACCGGGCGGTTGCGTGCCGACGCCGGGGCGCTGCCGGGCTACTACACCGACCCGCTGGGCAGCGCCGACTGGCGCCGTCAGGTCAGTGCGGTGCTGCTGGCCGAGATCCACGAGGAGCTGGCGGCATGA
- a CDS encoding AAA domain-containing protein: MSQRAAVDNALRRSLSVIEGPPGTGKTETILNLIASVIADGGKTVAVVSFSNAAVDNVRDKLDELGFGHVIASLGRKDKREQFLANQGVRNGTVDTFTAGAPPRPSDGELAGIDRRLRGLQDAERIRAVLRQEIDAHRLEMRHFDGHLERDELPELTEFPLLHRSADRILDFLAETAWDGDRPRPGVIRRIRRYFRYGSLRGLDPGDTSVVLRLQQAYYQRHIADLDEQISRLDEQLRAGDFDRLAREHQRLSTEILHAELASRYRGVSRDVPFHEDTYRLGTNFTKFVADYPVVLSTCHSIRNSIPPGYLFDYLVIDEASQVDLMTASLALSCCRNLVVVGDRRQLAPVTQEVATDLVAPDPAYDHRQSLLTSLTAVHRDSLPQVLLREHYRCAPAIIGFCNKKFYDGDLVPYTSHGGDRPMIVVRTVPGQHMRRHRQGGNSNQRELDVILEDVIPQYCSGVAHEDIGVATPYRLQADKAADLLDQSIEANTVHKFQGRQKDTVIMTTVLDQTRWGRMGLRFADDPLLVNVAVSRAVRRFVLVIEHGLLPASRNLRDLIGYIRYHDPDHEVEDSTVVSIFDLLYDAYSARLRRLAARVGTASTYPSENIASTVLDDILAEDRYAHLRMRAQILLRNLLPDTSRLDERQRAFVRRRASVDFVVYNRISNAPLLAIEVDGFAYHENDPVQLARDAIKDAILEAHRLPLLRLPTTGSGEIDRIRRALDRAEAV, translated from the coding sequence CTGAGTCAGCGTGCGGCGGTCGACAACGCCCTGCGCCGGTCGCTCTCCGTCATCGAGGGGCCGCCCGGGACCGGGAAGACCGAGACCATCCTCAATCTGATCGCCTCCGTCATCGCCGACGGCGGTAAGACCGTTGCGGTGGTCTCGTTCAGCAACGCGGCGGTCGACAACGTTCGTGACAAGCTCGACGAGCTGGGCTTCGGACACGTCATCGCCAGCCTGGGCCGGAAGGACAAGCGGGAACAGTTCCTCGCCAACCAGGGCGTCCGCAACGGCACGGTGGACACGTTCACGGCCGGGGCACCACCCCGGCCGTCGGACGGCGAGTTGGCCGGTATCGACCGCCGGTTGCGCGGACTCCAGGACGCCGAACGGATCCGAGCGGTGCTGCGTCAGGAGATCGACGCCCATCGCCTGGAGATGCGGCACTTCGACGGCCACCTGGAGCGCGACGAGCTACCCGAACTGACCGAGTTCCCCCTTCTCCACCGATCGGCCGACCGGATCCTCGACTTCCTCGCGGAGACCGCGTGGGACGGCGACAGACCGAGGCCAGGCGTGATCCGCCGCATCCGTCGATACTTCCGGTACGGATCCTTGCGCGGACTCGACCCCGGCGACACGTCGGTGGTCCTCCGTCTCCAGCAGGCGTACTACCAGAGGCACATCGCCGATCTGGACGAGCAGATCAGCCGGCTGGACGAGCAGTTGCGTGCCGGTGACTTCGATCGCCTGGCCCGGGAGCACCAGCGGCTGTCCACCGAGATCCTGCACGCCGAACTCGCCTCCCGGTACCGGGGCGTCTCGCGAGACGTCCCGTTCCACGAGGACACCTACCGGCTCGGGACGAACTTCACGAAATTCGTGGCCGACTACCCGGTCGTCCTGAGCACCTGCCATTCGATCCGGAACTCCATTCCGCCCGGGTATCTGTTCGATTATCTCGTCATCGACGAGGCCTCACAGGTCGATCTCATGACAGCGAGCCTGGCACTCTCCTGCTGCCGCAACCTCGTGGTCGTCGGCGACCGGCGCCAATTGGCACCCGTGACCCAGGAGGTGGCCACCGATCTCGTCGCTCCGGACCCGGCGTACGACCACCGGCAGAGCCTGCTGACCTCGTTGACCGCCGTTCACAGGGACTCCCTGCCACAGGTCCTGCTACGCGAGCACTACCGCTGTGCCCCGGCCATCATCGGGTTCTGCAACAAGAAGTTCTACGACGGAGATCTCGTTCCGTACACCAGCCACGGCGGTGACCGGCCCATGATCGTCGTACGGACCGTCCCCGGGCAGCACATGCGCCGGCACCGGCAGGGCGGGAACTCCAACCAGCGCGAACTGGACGTGATCCTCGAGGACGTCATCCCGCAGTACTGCTCGGGGGTGGCACACGAGGACATCGGCGTCGCGACCCCGTACCGGCTGCAGGCCGACAAGGCCGCCGACCTGCTCGACCAGTCGATCGAGGCCAACACCGTGCACAAGTTCCAGGGCCGCCAGAAGGACACGGTGATCATGACGACCGTCCTGGACCAGACCAGGTGGGGGAGGATGGGACTGAGGTTCGCCGACGACCCGCTCCTGGTCAACGTGGCGGTCTCGCGGGCGGTCCGCCGGTTCGTGCTGGTGATCGAGCACGGCCTGTTGCCCGCCAGCCGCAATCTCCGCGACCTGATCGGCTACATCCGTTACCACGACCCGGATCACGAGGTCGAGGACAGCACCGTGGTCTCGATCTTCGACCTGCTCTACGACGCCTACTCCGCCCGGCTTCGGAGACTGGCTGCACGGGTCGGGACCGCATCGACCTATCCGTCCGAGAACATCGCCTCGACCGTCCTGGACGACATTCTCGCCGAGGACCGTTACGCACACCTGCGGATGCGCGCACAGATCCTGCTGCGGAACCTGCTGCCCGACACGAGCAGGCTCGACGAGCGTCAGCGCGCCTTCGTCCGACGTCGAGCGTCGGTCGACTTCGTGGTCTACAACCGGATCTCCAACGCGCCACTCCTGGCCATCGAGGTGGACGGGTTCGCCTATCACGAGAACGACCCCGTCCAGCTCGCCCGGGATGCGATCAAGGACGCCATCCTGGAAGCCCACCGACTGCCGCTGCTGCGGCTGCCGACGACGGGCAGCGGCGAGATCGACCGCATCCGGCGGGCGCTGGATCGGGCCGAGGCGGTGTGA